A window of the Arcobacter sp. F155 genome harbors these coding sequences:
- a CDS encoding putative metalloprotease CJM1_0395 family protein — MELNSYSQSASSIYQQLAQKRSELANIDKKEVEKAASDDYDKTNASNEKFDKQDYDRVLDKYKNLDAQVKTHEQAHAANGTTTAPIQYNYHVGPDGKLYANGGSVRLDTSMPEDEGAANAKLEELKSASSAPSELSSADAQIARTANLNKMLLHSQEDTQGVNNENR, encoded by the coding sequence ATGGAATTAAATTCTTATTCTCAATCAGCATCATCTATATATCAACAACTAGCTCAGAAAAGGTCTGAGTTAGCTAATATTGATAAAAAAGAAGTAGAAAAAGCTGCTTCAGATGATTATGATAAAACTAATGCTTCTAATGAAAAGTTTGATAAACAAGATTATGATAGAGTTTTAGATAAATATAAGAACTTAGATGCCCAAGTTAAAACCCATGAACAAGCCCATGCTGCAAATGGGACTACAACAGCACCTATTCAATATAATTATCATGTTGGACCAGATGGAAAGCTTTATGCAAATGGTGGTTCAGTAAGACTTGATACCTCAATGCCTGAAGATGAAGGAGCAGCAAATGCTAAGTTAGAAGAACTAAAAAGTGCTTCTAGTGCCCCTAGCGAATTAAGTTCTGCTGATGCACAAATTGCAAGAACAGCAAACTTAAATAAAATGCTACTTCACTCTCAAGAAGATACTCAAGGAGTAAATAATGAGAATAGATAA
- a CDS encoding SulP family inorganic anion transporter — protein MLNIKDTIIGKSVKSDVLSGIVVAIALVPEAIAFSIIAGVSPLVGLYTAFILGLITALVGGKAGMISGATGAIAVVLVGLGVKVKESIPEDLMLQLTANGELSTYILQYILLATILAGIFQVLIGVFKLGKLIRLVPQPAMYGFVNGLAIVIALAQFPLFKGESWIMYALVALTMIIVKFFPKVSTAVPSGLVAIVVISAVVIGMDLDTKRVGDLADISGNLPSFALPTLHIDMDAVLMVLPYSVLVALVGLIESLLTLSVLDEMGGKRGSGNQECIAQGAGNITCGFFGGMAGCAMIGQSIINFSNGGWGRLSGITAAILLISFVVALSPYIALIPVAVLVGIMFMVSIGTFEWESGNRIRFMPNSDKFVLVAVTVITIFADLAIAVITGIIISALVFAWNHSKVRSRTYREDDNTKVYEFDGPLFFGSTTSFFELFDTKHDPENIVLDFKDARVMDISGVEAIDNITKKYADAGKKLTIRHLSEDCKKILKDAGPFCTYEEDDPKYKVAINY, from the coding sequence TTGTTGAATATAAAAGATACAATAATTGGTAAATCAGTTAAGAGTGATGTTTTATCAGGAATAGTTGTTGCTATTGCTTTAGTTCCAGAAGCTATTGCATTCTCAATTATTGCTGGTGTATCACCTTTAGTTGGTTTATATACAGCATTTATTTTAGGTCTGATTACTGCATTGGTTGGTGGTAAAGCAGGAATGATTTCAGGTGCAACAGGTGCAATTGCAGTTGTTTTAGTTGGATTAGGAGTTAAAGTTAAAGAGTCTATTCCAGAAGATTTAATGCTTCAACTTACAGCAAACGGAGAGTTGTCTACTTATATTTTACAGTATATTTTATTAGCTACAATTCTTGCTGGTATTTTTCAAGTTTTAATTGGTGTTTTTAAACTTGGAAAGTTAATTAGACTTGTTCCTCAACCTGCAATGTATGGTTTTGTAAATGGTCTTGCTATTGTAATTGCACTTGCACAGTTCCCACTATTCAAAGGTGAGAGTTGGATTATGTATGCACTTGTTGCTCTTACTATGATTATTGTTAAATTCTTTCCAAAAGTATCTACAGCAGTTCCATCTGGACTTGTAGCTATTGTTGTTATTTCAGCAGTTGTTATTGGAATGGACTTAGATACAAAAAGAGTTGGTGATTTAGCTGATATCTCAGGAAATCTACCATCTTTTGCCCTACCTACACTACATATTGATATGGATGCTGTGTTAATGGTTCTTCCTTACTCTGTATTAGTTGCGCTTGTTGGTTTAATTGAGTCTCTTTTAACTCTTTCAGTTTTAGATGAAATGGGTGGAAAAAGAGGAAGTGGAAACCAAGAATGTATTGCACAAGGTGCAGGAAATATTACTTGTGGTTTCTTTGGTGGTATGGCAGGTTGTGCAATGATTGGACAATCTATTATTAACTTCTCAAATGGTGGTTGGGGAAGACTTTCGGGTATCACTGCTGCTATTTTACTTATCTCTTTTGTTGTTGCACTAAGTCCATATATTGCACTAATTCCAGTTGCTGTTTTAGTAGGAATCATGTTTATGGTTTCTATTGGTACATTTGAATGGGAAAGTGGAAATAGAATTAGATTTATGCCAAACTCAGATAAGTTTGTTTTAGTTGCAGTAACAGTTATTACTATCTTTGCTGACTTAGCAATTGCAGTTATTACAGGTATTATTATCTCAGCTTTAGTATTTGCTTGGAATCACTCAAAAGTAAGAAGTAGAACTTACAGAGAAGATGATAACACAAAAGTATATGAATTTGATGGACCACTATTCTTTGGTTCTACAACTTCATTTTTTGAATTATTTGATACAAAACATGACCCTGAAAATATTGTTTTAGACTTTAAAGATGCAAGAGTTATGGATATCTCAGGTGTTGAAGCTATTGATAATATTACAAAAAAATATGCAGATGCAGGGAAAAAACTTACAATTAGACACTTAAGTGAAGATTGTAAAAAAATACTTAAGGATGCAGGTCCATTTTGTACTTATGAAGAAGACGATCCTAAGTATAAGGTAGCTATAAACTATTAA
- a CDS encoding GGDEF domain-containing protein yields MRKEFYKSVGFKLAVLSFIILASLFTSSFMFNSQIDKLKKQIDYIYFGNYIPVLKLHSIEEDYNDLIKCMRTYKRCERDPFFKSIQKDWNYYNNSYKGIEERKVVNKINKDVKNSLTYKTKIATYKKVIKKIEFLKEYEKKIAYKKRVEFLNEYSSMKEYLFYNMIALIAVSFLFISFIIYSIIKKDNQLKILTKKYALESITDSMTKLYNRKYFDKIFDNMPFISNQNSWHTAFVMLDIDFFKQYNDTYGHDLGDETLKAVAKELKEYFNKDYEYVFRLGGEEFGVILFDIDEKTLKECLKDVNKNIQSLNIEHKNSKIANVVTISIGAVIYKPYSYTSCNKLYKIADECLYKSKENGRNQFTIYNEGE; encoded by the coding sequence ATGAGAAAAGAGTTTTATAAAAGTGTTGGTTTTAAATTAGCAGTTCTTAGTTTTATTATTTTAGCTTCTTTGTTTACTTCTAGTTTTATGTTTAATTCTCAAATAGACAAACTAAAAAAACAAATAGACTATATATATTTTGGAAATTATATTCCTGTACTAAAACTTCATAGTATAGAAGAAGATTATAATGACTTAATAAAATGTATGAGAACATATAAAAGATGTGAAAGAGACCCCTTTTTTAAATCAATACAAAAAGATTGGAATTACTACAACAACTCTTATAAGGGTATAGAAGAGAGAAAAGTAGTAAATAAAATCAATAAAGATGTAAAAAATTCATTAACTTATAAAACAAAAATAGCTACTTATAAAAAAGTAATCAAAAAAATAGAGTTTTTAAAAGAGTATGAAAAGAAAATTGCCTATAAAAAAAGAGTAGAGTTTCTAAATGAATACTCATCAATGAAAGAGTATCTTTTTTATAATATGATTGCCTTAATTGCAGTATCCTTTCTATTTATCTCTTTTATTATTTATTCAATCATAAAAAAAGACAATCAATTAAAAATCTTAACTAAAAAATATGCCTTAGAATCAATAACTGATTCAATGACAAAACTATACAACAGAAAATATTTTGACAAAATATTTGATAATATGCCATTTATTTCAAACCAAAACTCTTGGCATACTGCTTTTGTGATGTTAGATATTGACTTTTTTAAGCAGTATAATGATACTTATGGACATGATTTAGGAGATGAGACTTTAAAAGCTGTAGCAAAAGAGCTTAAAGAGTATTTCAATAAAGATTATGAATATGTATTTAGACTTGGTGGAGAAGAGTTTGGAGTTATTTTGTTTGATATTGATGAAAAAACTCTAAAAGAATGCCTAAAAGATGTAAATAAAAACATACAATCATTAAATATTGAGCATAAAAATAGTAAAATAGCGAACGTAGTTACCATATCTATTGGTGCTGTTATTTATAAACCATATTCATACACATCTTGTAACAAGCTTTATAAAATAGCTGATGAGTGTTTATATAAATCAAAAGAGAATGGTAGAAATCAGTTTACTATTTATAACGAAGGAGAATAA